The following proteins are co-located in the Microbacterium profundi genome:
- the polA gene encoding DNA polymerase I, which yields MTDSAKPTLMVVDGHSLAYRAFFALPVENFTTKDNQHTNAIYGFLSMLVNLIKAEQPTHMAIAFDTSRHSFRTDQYPEYKATRSESPQEFRGQVPLLQDVLAAMSIPVLTKEGIEADDILATLSVQGAEQGYDVLLVSGDRDTIQLVNDKVTLLYPSVQGVSQLKRYDPATVQERYGVRPEQYPDIAALVGETSDNLPGVPKVGEKTAVKWLTQFGGLDELLERAEEIKGVVGGNLREHMDAVRRNRRLNRLLTDVELPVTPAELAVAPIDAQAVRDIFARLEFRTLLPRVFDAVGAGDESVHDEPAVPMPAPVEASVTDLATWIAEQNAELAVTLVTAAGSISRIGVASLTELRETDWSDATADALRDWLESDADKVLNDAKPQVKALHRAGIRLGGLTYDTLLAGWLLRPSFPDKTLAHLVDRYLDEKLPEADPTQLVPETDGATPSQEAWFTLRAAAALRDDLPEPVARVLTEIELPTLLALADMEISGVAVSHDVLSTFSGELAVRTDGLATDAFALVGREFNLGSPKQLQEVLFEDLQLPKTRKTKTGYSTDAAVLADLQESNPHPFLDLLLQHREATKLRQIIESLDTAIRDDHRVHTTYVQTGSQTGRLSSTDPNLQNIPVRTEESRRIRSAFQVGEGYETLLTADYSQIEMRIMAHLSGDAGLIEAFNSGEDLHRFVGARVFGVDPSEVTSAMRTKVKAMSYGLVYGLSAFGLSKQLRIEQSEAKQLMLEYFARFGAVRDYLRASVVKAKEVGYTETIFGRRRPFPDLTSPNRVLRENAERAALNAPIQGSAADIMKIALYEIHADLHAADLRSRVLLQIHDELVVEVAPGEWDATEKIVRARMADAADLSVPLEVQVGRGHDWNEAAH from the coding sequence AGTCCCCGCAGGAGTTCCGCGGCCAGGTGCCGCTTCTCCAGGACGTTCTGGCCGCCATGTCGATCCCCGTGCTCACGAAAGAGGGCATCGAGGCGGACGACATCCTCGCCACCCTGTCCGTGCAGGGTGCAGAGCAGGGCTACGACGTGCTCCTCGTCTCCGGCGACCGTGACACGATCCAGCTCGTCAATGACAAGGTCACCCTGCTGTATCCCTCCGTCCAGGGCGTCTCGCAGCTCAAGCGCTACGACCCCGCCACCGTGCAGGAGCGCTACGGCGTGCGGCCGGAGCAGTACCCCGACATCGCCGCACTCGTCGGCGAGACGAGTGACAACCTGCCCGGAGTGCCGAAGGTGGGGGAGAAGACCGCGGTCAAGTGGCTGACCCAGTTCGGCGGCCTCGACGAGCTGCTCGAGCGCGCCGAGGAGATCAAAGGCGTGGTCGGCGGGAACCTGCGCGAGCACATGGACGCCGTCAGGCGCAACCGCCGGCTGAACCGTCTGCTCACCGACGTCGAGCTCCCTGTCACCCCTGCAGAGCTCGCCGTCGCGCCGATCGATGCGCAGGCCGTGCGCGACATCTTCGCGCGGCTCGAATTCCGCACCCTGCTGCCGCGAGTCTTCGACGCGGTCGGCGCGGGCGACGAATCCGTGCACGACGAGCCGGCTGTGCCGATGCCCGCCCCTGTCGAGGCGTCCGTCACCGATCTCGCCACGTGGATCGCCGAGCAGAACGCCGAGTTGGCGGTGACGCTCGTGACCGCAGCCGGCAGCATATCTCGCATCGGTGTCGCCAGCCTGACCGAACTCCGCGAGACCGACTGGAGCGACGCGACGGCCGATGCGCTTCGGGACTGGCTCGAGTCCGACGCCGACAAGGTGCTCAACGACGCGAAGCCTCAGGTCAAGGCGCTGCACCGCGCGGGGATCCGCCTCGGCGGACTGACCTACGACACCCTCCTGGCTGGCTGGCTGCTGCGTCCGAGCTTCCCCGACAAGACGCTCGCGCACCTCGTCGACCGCTACCTCGATGAGAAGCTGCCCGAGGCCGACCCGACACAGCTCGTGCCCGAGACCGACGGCGCGACTCCCTCGCAGGAGGCGTGGTTCACCCTGCGCGCCGCGGCCGCACTGCGTGATGACCTTCCCGAGCCGGTCGCCCGGGTGCTGACCGAGATCGAACTGCCGACGCTGCTCGCTCTCGCCGACATGGAGATCTCCGGAGTCGCGGTGTCGCATGACGTGCTCTCGACGTTCTCCGGTGAGCTGGCAGTACGCACCGACGGCCTGGCCACCGACGCCTTCGCGTTGGTCGGACGAGAGTTCAATCTCGGGTCGCCGAAGCAGCTTCAGGAGGTTCTGTTCGAAGACCTGCAGCTGCCGAAGACGCGAAAGACGAAGACCGGATACTCGACGGATGCCGCCGTGCTCGCCGACCTGCAGGAGAGCAACCCGCACCCTTTCCTCGACCTGCTCCTGCAGCACCGCGAGGCAACCAAGCTCCGCCAGATCATCGAGTCGTTGGACACCGCCATTCGCGATGATCATCGCGTGCACACGACGTACGTGCAGACCGGCAGTCAGACCGGGCGGCTCTCCAGCACCGACCCGAACCTGCAGAACATCCCGGTGCGCACGGAGGAGTCGCGCCGTATCCGCAGCGCCTTCCAGGTGGGCGAGGGGTACGAGACTCTGCTGACCGCCGACTACTCGCAGATCGAGATGCGCATCATGGCGCACCTCTCCGGTGATGCGGGCCTGATCGAGGCGTTCAACAGCGGCGAGGATCTGCACCGGTTCGTCGGCGCCCGCGTCTTCGGCGTCGACCCCTCAGAGGTCACCTCGGCGATGCGCACGAAGGTCAAGGCCATGTCCTACGGCCTCGTCTACGGTCTCTCGGCCTTCGGCCTGTCGAAGCAGTTGCGCATCGAGCAGTCCGAGGCGAAGCAGCTGATGCTCGAGTACTTCGCCCGGTTCGGCGCCGTGCGCGATTACCTGCGTGCGTCGGTCGTGAAGGCGAAGGAGGTCGGGTACACCGAGACGATCTTCGGCCGTCGGCGGCCGTTCCCCGACCTCACGAGCCCCAACCGGGTGCTGCGCGAGAACGCCGAGCGTGCCGCGCTGAACGCCCCCATTCAGGGCAGCGCGGCCGACATCATGAAGATCGCGCTGTACGAGATCCACGCAGACCTGCATGCCGCCGACCTGCGCTCTCGGGTGCTCCTGCAGATCCACGACGAACTCGTGGTGGAGGTGGCGCCGGGGGAGTGGGACGCGACAGAGAAGATCGTGCGCGCCCGCATGGCCGATGCCGCCGATCTCTCCGTCCCGCTCGAGGTGCAGGTCGGCCGAGGGCACGATTGGAACGAGGCAGCGCACTGA